CCCGCAGCATGCCAATCCAGCTGTTCAGCTCGTCGAGCGTCCCGTAACTCTGGATGCGGATGTGGTGCTTGGGAACCCGGGTGCCCCCGAAAAGGGCCGTAGTGCCTCCGTCCCCCGTTTTGGTGTATATTTTCATAAGGCGATTTTTATTCCTTCCGGGGAAGGTCGGAATTCCGGTCGTCGTTGTACCGGTCCCGCAACCGCTGGCCTTCCATAAAATTGCGCGATTTCCGTTTCCGTCCCTTTTTCTTGTTAAAAGTGGCGATCAGGAAGTACACCAGGAGCAGGCCGCCGAGGATGTAGAAAATGGTGTTATCCATGACTCATAAAATTAATGGTTTAATTCCGGATTCTAAAATGTTCCCTGGCCTGTCCGTGCCTGAAAAACAACAGTCCTGCGGAGAAATTCTCCAGGCTGACGCGAACCTGCGGCAGGGATCGGGCCTTTTTCCAGGCCACCTGCCCACCGGGCTCGCGCAACCCGCCGACATACGCCACGGTGCGGCGGTTGAAATTCCCCGGTTTTTCCAGCCATTCCAAAAGCGCATTTCCCGGGGATTCAAAGAGGCAAAGGTCCGCGGGAGGGGCCCCTTTCCAGACTAGCTGCGGGAATTCCGCCTGAAGCTCTTTGACCAGCTTTTCGGCGGGCTCTGACGCCCAGGCCGACTCCGCCTTGAAATGCCGGAGAGCCGCGTGCAGCAGCCAGAGCGAGGAAGGCAGCCCCTGTCTGTTCTGCCGGTAATAGGTCTGGTCCAGGAAACTGTAGATAAAGGGCGAATGCGTCCCGTGTCGGTTTTTGGCCCGGAGCCAGTAAAGGAATCTCTGGAGCATGGCTCGATATTGCAGATTATTCTTCGATGGCGGCCAGTTCAAACCAGCGTGCCGTCTTTTCTTCCAGTTCCTGCAGCAAATCGGATAATTCCCGGGAAAGCCGGTCCATCTCCTCCCCGGGGAGGGACGGATCGCTGAATCCCGTTTCGATTTCCCGCTTCCGCGCCTCCAGTTTTCCGATTTCGGTTTCCAGCTGCCGGTATTCCCGTTCCTGGTTGTAGTTCCTTTTCCCTTTTCTGGCCCCGGAATTGGCAGGGGTATCCCGGGTAACAGACGTTGCTGCATCGGATACCTCAGGCGCAGGCGCTCCGGAAGGCACCTCCGCCTGCAGGCGGTAATCGGAATAATTTCCCGGGAAGTCGCGGATGCCGCCCTTGCCGTCAAAGACAAAGAGGTGGTCGGTTACCTTGTCCATGAAATACCGGTCGTGGGAAACGATCAGGAGCGTACCCGGGAAATCGAGGAGGAACTCCTCCAGGACATTCAGGGTGACGATGTCCAGGTCGTTGGTGGGCTCGTCCAGGATCAGGAAATTGGGGTTCTGGATCAGTACGGTGCACAGGAAGAGACGCTTGCGTTCGCCCCCGCTGAGTTTCTCTATATAGTCGTATTGTGCTTTGCGGTCAAAGAGGAACCGTTCGAGTAATTGCTGGGCACTGAGTTGGCGCCCCTTTTTCAGCGGGATGTAGTCCCCGAACTCCCGCACGGCGTCTATCACCTTCTTCCCCGGGGATGCCTCCAGGCCGTGTTGGGTATAATAGCCGAATTGCAGGGTTTCGCCGTGGACCACCTTCCCGGTGTCGCTTTCCAGGTTTCCGGTAACCAGGTCCAGGAACGTGGTCTTCCCGCTGCCGTTCGGGCCTATCAGGCCAATGCGTTCCCCCCGCTTAAAATGATAGGTAAAGCCGCTGAACAATTCGCGGCCGTCATAGGATTTGGAGATATTGTGCAGCTCAACCACCTTGGTGCCCAGGCGCTCCATATTGATCTCCAGCTCCATTTCCCGTTCCTTCCGCCGGCTGAGGGCCTCCTTCTTCAGTTCTTCAAAATCCTCGATCCGCGATTTGGACTTGGTGGTACGGGCTTTGGGCTGCCGGCGCATCCATTCGAGCTCCTGCTTATACAGGGAACGGGTTTTTTTGGCGGTGGTGGAGGCAATTTGTTCCCGCGCCTCTTTTTCCCTGAGGAAGTCCTGGTAGATGCCGGGGTAATGGTGGAGTTCGCCCCCTTCGAGTTCCAGGATGTCCGTACAGACCCGATCCAGGAAATACCGGTCGTGGGTGACCATCAACAGGCTTACCGGGCGGTTGGCGAAGTATTCCTCCAGCCACTCGATCATGTCCAGGTCCAGGTGGTTGGTGGGCTCGTCCAGGATGAGCAGTTCGGGTTCCTCGATCAGGGCGTGCGCCAGGGCCAGCCGGCGCCGTTGCCCGCCGGAAAGGCTGGAAACCCGTTGTTTCTGGTCGTGGAGCCGGAGGCGGGAGAGGATCTGGGAAAACCGGGTCTCCAGGTCCCAGGCATTGGCCCGCTCCATCGCTTCGAATGCCCGTTGATAGCCCCTGGTGTCTTCCGGATGTTCCAGGGCCTCCTCATACCGGGCCAGGATCCGCACCGTTTCATTGCCTGTGTCGAACAGGGTCTGTGCCACGGTCAGGTCCGGGTTGAGGTCGGGGTGTTGTTCCAGGTAGGCCCTTCGCAGGTTCTTCCGGTAGGTGACCGATCCGCTGTCCGGGCTGTCCTTGCCGGCCAGGATGTCCAGCAGTGTCGTTTTACCCGTGCCATTCCGGGCGATAAGCGCAACCTTTTGCCCCTGGTTGACCCCAAAGGTCAGCCCGGAGAACAGCGTGCGCTCCCCATAGGATTTTGCCAGATTTTCGGCACTGAGCAGGTTCATGCCGGTTTTTTTAGGTGGTGGATCAGCAACAGGTAGCGCAGGGCCAGCGCAGACCACAGGATGGCCACAACCGGGTGGAACGCCTGTACCCCGGTGGCCCATAAGATCAGGCAGACCCCCATTAAACCCAGAAGAGCTATCAGGTACCGCCGCAACCGGTTGTCCGGCTTTCTTTTCTGGAGCAGTTTGAAGGCGATATACCCATTGACCGGAAAGGCCCAAAGGATGTTGAAATTCCAAACCGTGGAGGTGTGGTCCGTAAAAAACCACAGGAAGCCGATGAGGAGACCGGCGAGCCCCGTGGTGAGGAAAAGCAGGAAATCCAACCAGCGGCTGCGGGAGCCGTTCCGGAAATCGATCCAGCTGATGGTTGCGGTAAACACCAAAAGGAATAGTGCCCAGAATAGCGGATTTGCGGTAAAGTAGCGAATGTTTACCGGGTTGGGAAGGTCCAGGATGTCCCGTTCCCTCAGGATAAGGGGTTCCCCGCCCAGGGTGGCGTCCCCCACGAGTTGGCGGACGTATTCCGGCAGGAAGCTGTAGCCGAGGGGGGAGGCCTTTCTGTCCACTACGGCTCCCAGGGCCAGGTCGATGCCCAGGCTGGACCAGGAATTGACCTGCAGGTTTTGCTGGATGAGTTCCCGGTAAGTACGGCCGTCGCCTGAGAAGCCGGACACCATGTCCAGCCCCGGCCCGAGCACTTCCCGGAGTACGTCCGGGATCTTTGTCGCGCAGTTTTCGGCCAGGAAATCGTACTGGTAGTAGCGGTTTTCGGGCCGGTTGTTCCGCTCCAAATATTCAAATAATGCGGTTTTCTGCCCGGGATTCAGGTCCAGCAGTTGTTCGCTGACCCACCGGCCCTCCAGCTGGTAGGTGTACAGGAAATTGGCAAAATCGGTACGGCTCAGGGCATAACGGAGTTTTCCCCTGGCAAATTTCATATAGAAATTCGGGGTGTCGAAATCGAAGGTGCCGTAATTGTATATCCAGTCGAGGCCCTGTGCCGGATCCTGAACCCGGAAGGCACTGTGGCCGAATTGCGCGTAGAGGTCGGTACCCGGCCCGCAGGTAATTACGCTGATCCGCGCGTCGGGGCCGAGCACAGCCTGCTGTCCGGAAGCAACCCCTGCCATACAGGCGCAGAGACAAACGAGAAAGATTCGGAAATGGTTCATTTGCTGTAGGCCCGGGATAAGTTGGATTGCCGACAAATATCCAATATATTTCGGCAACTTCCAATGTCGCCGGCAGCCGGTATCCGCAGGGTGGCGGCATATTCTGCGAATTGTACTAATTTTACGATAACGGAAGCCCGGACCGCCGGCTCCAAGCCCAACCGATATATGAGAAACCTGCCGAATATCATTACCCTGCTGAATTTGCTGGCCGGCTCCATCGCCGCTGTATTTGCCGTTCTCGACCGCCTGGAATGGGCGGCCGCCTTTTTTATGCTCGGGGTGATCTGCGATTTCCTGGACGGGCTGGTGGCCCGCAAGCTTGGGGTCTCCTCCGAATTGGGCATCCAACTCGATTCCCTGGCCGACCTGGTCACAAGCGGGCTGGTTCCCGGGCTCGTAATGTGCCAGTTGCTCGGGATGTCTGTCAGCGGGGGATGGAGCAGCAATAGTTTTTTTACCGAAGCACTTTCAACCGGCGACTGGCCGCACGCGTGGCTGCCGTTTACCGGTCTGGCGATCATCCTGGCCTCGGCCTGGCGCCTGGCCCGTTTCAACATCGACGAAGACCAGGTGAGCAGTTTTACGGGCCTGCCCACCCCGGCAAACGCCCTGCTGATCCTCAGCCTGCCGCTTATTCTGCTCTATAACGGCAGCGATGCGGTAAGCGCTGTTTTGATGAATCCCTGGGTGCTGATTGCCGTGACGATCTTATCCGTTTACCTGCTCAATGCACCCATCCGGCTGTTTGCCCTGAAATTTGATACCTGGAGCTTCCGGGACAACGGGTATAAGTACATCTTCCTGATCCTGTCCGGGGTGGCCCTGCTGACCCTGCAGTTCCTGGCGGTTCCGCTGATCATCCTGATGTACGTGTTGTTTTCCCTGTTCGCCCAACCGAAATGAATAACGCGGCGGTTCCGCCGCGGTGATCCGCCGATCCGCCGATGGGCTGCCAGCCGGCAACCGAATCAGAAAAGCAGTTTTTTCTTCCGGAGTTCAAAGTTCTGGCCCAGGTAGACCTTCCGCACCATTTCGTCCGCAGCCAGGTCTTCGGGCAGGCCGGACTTGAGGATGCCTCCTTCGAACATCAGGTAG
This genomic window from Robiginitalea biformata HTCC2501 contains:
- a CDS encoding CDP-alcohol phosphatidyltransferase family protein, with product MRNLPNIITLLNLLAGSIAAVFAVLDRLEWAAAFFMLGVICDFLDGLVARKLGVSSELGIQLDSLADLVTSGLVPGLVMCQLLGMSVSGGWSSNSFFTEALSTGDWPHAWLPFTGLAIILASAWRLARFNIDEDQVSSFTGLPTPANALLILSLPLILLYNGSDAVSAVLMNPWVLIAVTILSVYLLNAPIRLFALKFDTWSFRDNGYKYIFLILSGVALLTLQFLAVPLIILMYVLFSLFAQPK
- a CDS encoding ABC-F family ATP-binding cassette domain-containing protein, yielding MNLLSAENLAKSYGERTLFSGLTFGVNQGQKVALIARNGTGKTTLLDILAGKDSPDSGSVTYRKNLRRAYLEQHPDLNPDLTVAQTLFDTGNETVRILARYEEALEHPEDTRGYQRAFEAMERANAWDLETRFSQILSRLRLHDQKQRVSSLSGGQRRRLALAHALIEEPELLILDEPTNHLDLDMIEWLEEYFANRPVSLLMVTHDRYFLDRVCTDILELEGGELHHYPGIYQDFLREKEAREQIASTTAKKTRSLYKQELEWMRRQPKARTTKSKSRIEDFEELKKEALSRRKEREMELEINMERLGTKVVELHNISKSYDGRELFSGFTYHFKRGERIGLIGPNGSGKTTFLDLVTGNLESDTGKVVHGETLQFGYYTQHGLEASPGKKVIDAVREFGDYIPLKKGRQLSAQQLLERFLFDRKAQYDYIEKLSGGERKRLFLCTVLIQNPNFLILDEPTNDLDIVTLNVLEEFLLDFPGTLLIVSHDRYFMDKVTDHLFVFDGKGGIRDFPGNYSDYRLQAEVPSGAPAPEVSDAATSVTRDTPANSGARKGKRNYNQEREYRQLETEIGKLEARKREIETGFSDPSLPGEEMDRLSRELSDLLQELEEKTARWFELAAIEE
- a CDS encoding Lnb N-terminal periplasmic domain-containing protein — translated: MNHFRIFLVCLCACMAGVASGQQAVLGPDARISVITCGPGTDLYAQFGHSAFRVQDPAQGLDWIYNYGTFDFDTPNFYMKFARGKLRYALSRTDFANFLYTYQLEGRWVSEQLLDLNPGQKTALFEYLERNNRPENRYYQYDFLAENCATKIPDVLREVLGPGLDMVSGFSGDGRTYRELIQQNLQVNSWSSLGIDLALGAVVDRKASPLGYSFLPEYVRQLVGDATLGGEPLILRERDILDLPNPVNIRYFTANPLFWALFLLVFTATISWIDFRNGSRSRWLDFLLFLTTGLAGLLIGFLWFFTDHTSTVWNFNILWAFPVNGYIAFKLLQKRKPDNRLRRYLIALLGLMGVCLILWATGVQAFHPVVAILWSALALRYLLLIHHLKKPA